In a single window of the Oecophyllibacter saccharovorans genome:
- a CDS encoding glycosyltransferase family 8 protein, which yields MLARNLPASQTTEKVVENCPIVMGFDLKYARAGFTVMQSVLETTPDAQFCAFNVLHDGLPDFAQRLGHLLFDGPRSSITFIDVRPHFDHLELFETRHLSRAMYYRLLIPILFRDAQAVIYLDSDMVCRRNIFAMVDGLPPGACLGAVRDNISRGDRARGAMMRDVMDHGPEDMLELSLADYKRDVVGLDNPDRYFNSGMVFFRPSEITDSDVQACFDLCHAPRYCPDQDILNTIFGDRTHLLPERWNYVLTFPETVGLIPDDWMRHHKEEEEHAAILHWPGPRKPWRDPSVPQAEVFLEMGRRLDERLQEVAPEFFKDVLPAS from the coding sequence TTGTTAGCCCGCAACCTGCCTGCCAGCCAGACGACCGAGAAGGTGGTGGAAAACTGCCCGATCGTCATGGGTTTCGACCTCAAATATGCCCGCGCCGGCTTCACGGTCATGCAGTCCGTGCTGGAAACCACGCCTGACGCCCAGTTCTGCGCCTTCAACGTCCTGCATGACGGCCTGCCCGACTTCGCCCAGCGCCTGGGCCACCTGCTTTTTGACGGGCCCCGCTCCTCCATCACCTTCATCGACGTGCGGCCGCATTTCGACCATCTCGAGCTTTTCGAGACGCGCCATCTCTCGCGCGCCATGTATTACCGCCTGCTGATCCCCATCCTGTTCCGCGACGCGCAGGCGGTGATCTATCTTGATTCGGACATGGTGTGCCGCCGCAATATCTTCGCCATGGTCGACGGCCTGCCGCCCGGCGCCTGCCTGGGGGCCGTGCGCGACAACATCTCGCGCGGCGACCGGGCGCGCGGGGCCATGATGCGCGACGTCATGGACCACGGGCCTGAAGACATGCTTGAGCTCAGCCTGGCTGACTACAAGCGCGATGTGGTGGGGCTCGACAATCCCGACCGCTATTTCAATTCAGGCATGGTGTTTTTCCGCCCCTCCGAGATCACCGACAGCGACGTGCAGGCCTGCTTCGACCTGTGCCATGCGCCGCGCTACTGCCCGGACCAGGACATCCTCAACACCATCTTCGGCGACCGCACCCATCTGCTGCCTGAGCGCTGGAACTACGTGCTGACCTTCCCCGAAACCGTTGGGCTCATCCCTGATGACTGGATGCGCCACCACAAGGAGGAGGAGGAACACGCCGCCATCCTCCACTGGCCGGGGCCCCGCAAGCCGTGGCGCGACCCCAGCGTGCCGCAGGCCGAAGTGTTCCTGGAGATGGGCCGCCGGCTGGATGAACGCCTGCAGGAAGTGGCGCCGGAATTCTTCAAAGACGTGCTGCCGGCCAGCTGA
- a CDS encoding S9 family peptidase: MSKQTSSRLSPPVPKRESVILEQLGHTRCDPYAWMKDPDWQQVLRDPGRLRPDIRQHLEAENAYAADVLAETEDLQATLLEEMKARIPATEESVPVPDGPWLYNRRFETDAQYPLHVRTPRPASEEPATEGQEQETAGPEEILLDVTARAQGHDFYSLGGAAVSDDHGLYAFSEDTQGSEVFRIHLKDLTNKDQATDAMLWGEEAGPGLPGPVESSTGAFAFSPDSEWLFWIWRDDNGRPARLYRRRTRAKPGEPLEDILVYEETDSGFFLNLSVSASRQWIMLERGDHDTNETLLIPAADPQADPVSFAPLVRGERYSLTHWGDRFIILTNRDEPGASSPGQAVDFTLMQAPDRPTPQQEWTPFLPQTPGHFLLQVSAGRDFLAWSERFEGNERIYVLARKDAPALRPAENGHSSDAEPDLREVARSVQMDEPAYDLTLLGILEYDRPVLRYVYQSPTTPPHWYDLNMETGARTLRKVRDVPSGHDPQAYETRRLFAPAPDGELVPVTVLMKRGTKLDGSAPLLLYGYGSYGISMEAAFSTTTLSLVDRGWIHAIAHVRGGSEKGWNWFLEGRGRKKPNTFTDFIAVARHLIAEGYTSPRRIVAHGGSAGGLLMGAVANMAPELFAGIAAQVPFVDMLNTMSDTSLPLTPPEWPEWGNPLTDPEAYALIASYSPYDNVRQADYPAILAMGGLSDPRVTYWEPAKWIARLRDIAQGGPFLCRINMEAGHGGSSGRYTRLKEVALVQAFALWCLNKTAL, translated from the coding sequence ATGAGCAAGCAGACTTCCTCCAGGCTTTCCCCGCCTGTGCCAAAGCGCGAATCCGTCATTCTGGAACAGCTCGGCCACACGCGCTGCGACCCCTACGCCTGGATGAAGGACCCCGACTGGCAGCAGGTGCTGCGCGATCCGGGCCGCCTGCGCCCTGACATCCGCCAGCACCTGGAGGCGGAAAACGCCTATGCCGCTGACGTGCTGGCGGAGACGGAAGACCTGCAGGCAACCCTGCTTGAGGAGATGAAGGCGCGCATTCCCGCAACCGAGGAATCCGTGCCCGTGCCTGATGGGCCCTGGCTCTACAACCGCCGCTTTGAGACCGACGCGCAGTATCCCCTGCACGTGCGCACCCCCCGCCCTGCCTCTGAAGAACCCGCGACAGAAGGCCAAGAACAAGAAACAGCCGGGCCGGAAGAAATCCTGCTTGACGTGACGGCACGCGCCCAGGGCCATGATTTCTACAGCCTCGGCGGCGCAGCGGTGTCTGACGACCACGGACTTTACGCTTTCAGCGAGGACACCCAGGGCTCGGAAGTGTTCCGCATCCACCTCAAGGACCTGACCAATAAGGACCAGGCAACTGACGCCATGCTGTGGGGCGAGGAAGCGGGGCCAGGCCTGCCGGGACCGGTGGAAAGCAGCACCGGAGCCTTTGCCTTCTCGCCTGACAGCGAATGGCTGTTCTGGATCTGGCGCGACGACAACGGCCGCCCGGCCCGGCTCTACCGCCGCCGCACACGCGCCAAACCAGGCGAGCCCCTGGAAGACATCCTGGTCTATGAGGAAACGGACTCCGGCTTCTTCCTCAATCTCTCTGTCTCCGCTTCGCGCCAGTGGATCATGCTGGAGCGCGGCGACCATGACACCAATGAAACCCTGCTGATCCCGGCTGCCGACCCCCAGGCCGACCCCGTCTCCTTTGCACCGCTGGTGCGCGGCGAGCGCTACAGCCTGACCCATTGGGGCGACCGCTTCATCATCCTCACCAACCGGGATGAACCGGGCGCCTCCAGCCCCGGCCAGGCGGTGGACTTCACCCTGATGCAGGCGCCAGACCGCCCCACACCCCAACAGGAATGGACGCCCTTCCTGCCGCAGACGCCCGGGCATTTCCTGCTGCAGGTGAGTGCCGGGCGCGATTTCCTGGCCTGGAGCGAGCGCTTTGAGGGCAATGAGCGCATCTACGTGCTGGCCCGCAAGGATGCTCCCGCACTCCGCCCCGCTGAAAACGGCCACTCTTCAGATGCCGAGCCAGACCTGCGCGAGGTCGCGCGCTCCGTGCAGATGGATGAACCGGCCTATGACCTGACGCTGCTGGGCATCCTGGAATATGACCGGCCCGTACTGCGCTACGTCTACCAGTCTCCCACCACACCGCCGCACTGGTATGACCTCAACATGGAGACCGGCGCGCGCACCCTGCGCAAGGTGCGCGACGTGCCTTCAGGCCATGACCCGCAGGCCTATGAAACCCGCCGCCTCTTCGCCCCTGCGCCGGACGGGGAGCTGGTGCCCGTGACCGTGCTGATGAAGCGCGGCACCAAGCTGGACGGCAGCGCGCCATTGCTGCTCTACGGCTATGGCTCCTACGGCATTTCCATGGAAGCGGCTTTCTCTACCACCACACTCAGCCTGGTGGACCGCGGCTGGATCCACGCCATTGCCCATGTACGCGGCGGTTCGGAGAAGGGGTGGAACTGGTTTCTGGAAGGGCGCGGGCGCAAAAAGCCCAATACCTTCACCGATTTCATCGCCGTGGCCCGGCACCTGATCGCTGAAGGCTATACGTCCCCCCGCCGCATCGTCGCCCATGGCGGCTCGGCAGGCGGGCTGCTGATGGGGGCTGTGGCCAACATGGCGCCCGAGCTCTTCGCCGGGATCGCCGCCCAGGTGCCTTTTGTGGACATGCTCAACACCATGTCCGACACCTCCCTGCCCCTCACCCCGCCGGAATGGCCGGAATGGGGCAATCCGCTGACCGATCCGGAGGCCTACGCGCTGATTGCCAGCTACTCGCCCTATGACAATGTGCGCCAGGCCGACTACCCCGCCATTCTGGCCATGGGCGGCCTGTCTGACCCGCGTGTGACCTACTGGGAACCCGCCAAATGGATCGCCCGCCTGCGCGACATCGCCCAGGGCGGCCCCTTCCTGTGTCGCATCAACATGGAAGCCGGCCACGGCGGTTCTTCAGGGCGTTATACACGCCTGAAGGAGGTTGCGCTGGTGCAGGCTTTTGCGTTGTGGTGTTTGAATAAAACCGCACTATAA
- a CDS encoding nucleotidyltransferase, producing the protein MAELPSKLWDEFHNRVKITKEDNELYKNKYNEIAKVLNKGFRGIGSESNKLAFGSYGRKTAVRGISDLDMLYLLPDNLLASYNASSTGPKKLLEDTAKFLRLRYSKTYVRVNRCVVVVIFGNIWVEVQPAFKENDYFLYPDTKSSCFKRSYAQKETEAITNSSNDFKELIRPLCRMIRAWRNNKGISSLSGLLIDTFVYRFLRDNHELTMRPKEELLKGFFDYLAGQENESYQALGSKALIKSKGGFKRAAERTSNEIGEALQENDIEKCLKIWRGIFGRKFPNIDFYRSITGSKNIVLDSVRVSDEQFIEEFRDFEIDIKYPLEIKCVVEKKAFRPKSFEKLVEIGKLFRGIKASGKLIFTVPPKMKSKFPDETKLYWKILNRGAEAIKRKCTRGKILEDEGGWSRQESADFMGEHFVECYAVLGNRVIARARFDVPIINNAEIESP; encoded by the coding sequence ATGGCAGAATTGCCCTCTAAGCTATGGGATGAATTTCATAATAGAGTAAAAATTACGAAAGAAGATAATGAGTTATATAAAAATAAATATAATGAAATAGCTAAAGTTCTAAATAAGGGCTTTAGAGGAATAGGAAGTGAAAGTAATAAGTTAGCTTTTGGATCATATGGTAGAAAAACTGCTGTTAGGGGAATATCTGATCTAGACATGCTATATTTACTACCAGATAATCTTCTCGCTAGCTATAATGCCTCTTCTACTGGACCGAAAAAGCTTCTTGAAGATACGGCAAAATTTTTAAGACTTAGATACTCAAAAACTTATGTTAGAGTAAATCGTTGTGTAGTTGTGGTGATTTTTGGAAATATATGGGTAGAAGTCCAGCCCGCTTTCAAAGAGAATGATTACTTTCTGTATCCAGATACAAAATCTTCTTGTTTCAAGCGTAGTTATGCCCAGAAAGAAACGGAAGCTATTACAAATTCTAGTAATGATTTTAAGGAGCTAATTCGGCCTTTATGTCGTATGATAAGAGCTTGGAGGAATAATAAAGGCATAAGTTCATTGTCTGGGTTACTAATAGATACTTTTGTCTATAGATTCCTGCGAGATAATCATGAGTTAACTATGCGTCCTAAAGAAGAGTTGTTGAAAGGTTTTTTTGATTATCTTGCTGGACAAGAGAATGAAAGTTACCAAGCTTTAGGAAGTAAGGCTCTAATTAAATCTAAAGGCGGTTTTAAAAGAGCGGCAGAGAGGACTAGTAATGAAATTGGCGAAGCATTGCAGGAAAATGATATAGAAAAATGCCTTAAGATATGGAGAGGGATATTTGGGAGGAAATTTCCAAATATTGATTTTTATCGCTCAATAACTGGTTCGAAGAATATTGTTTTAGATAGTGTGAGGGTAAGTGATGAGCAATTTATCGAAGAATTTCGTGATTTTGAAATAGATATAAAATATCCCCTTGAAATTAAGTGTGTGGTTGAGAAAAAAGCCTTTAGGCCAAAATCATTTGAAAAACTTGTTGAAATTGGAAAGTTGTTTAGAGGCATAAAAGCTAGTGGAAAGTTAATTTTTACGGTTCCACCTAAAATGAAGAGTAAATTTCCTGATGAGACTAAATTATACTGGAAAATTTTAAATAGGGGAGCTGAGGCCATTAAAAGAAAATGTACTAGAGGGAAGATTCTTGAAGACGAAGGGGGGTGGTCACGACAAGAAAGTGCTGATTTTATGGGAGAACATTTTGTAGAATGTTATGCTGTATTAGGCAATCGAGTCATTGCGCGAGCTCGTTTTGACGTTCCTATTATAAATAATGCAGAAATTGAATCGCCTTAA
- the ykgO gene encoding type B 50S ribosomal protein L36, with translation MKIRNSLKSAKVRDKNCRVVRRRGRVYVINKKNPRLKARQG, from the coding sequence ATGAAGATCCGCAACAGCCTGAAATCCGCCAAGGTGCGCGACAAGAACTGCCGCGTGGTGCGTCGCCGCGGTCGCGTCTACGTCATCAACAAGAAGAATCCGCGCCTGAAAGCCCGCCAGGGCTGA
- a CDS encoding tetratricopeptide repeat protein produces the protein MTRFTPHPVLAGRKSPRSLRRLALACGLAGFWAWGGLSGTDQAGMGQAGINRAWSAAATSSAPHNQTAPQAKQAPKKAAGQKSPAPAGKTPAKTPRKIRTPAEVLELRLQAAEQAVKAAHTQEASNQAWQQAETLRKRQLSAGAELLLTEAREKSTAPDLHAALYDLSAALTLQPDAALLRRTRAEIRLASNDPTGAVQDLGIALQQDPGDPTSWFLLARTEEALHNGPAALNAFCQALKNAPLFPERTTLLHQFTLDAQGQPD, from the coding sequence ATGACCCGTTTCACGCCTCACCCTGTCCTTGCCGGCAGGAAATCTCCGCGCTCTCTGCGCCGGCTTGCGCTGGCCTGCGGGCTGGCCGGTTTCTGGGCGTGGGGCGGGTTGTCAGGGACAGATCAGGCAGGAATGGGTCAGGCAGGCATCAACCGGGCCTGGAGTGCTGCCGCCACTTCTTCCGCACCACATAACCAGACAGCCCCCCAGGCCAAGCAGGCGCCCAAAAAAGCCGCAGGCCAAAAAAGCCCGGCCCCAGCCGGCAAAACCCCTGCCAAAACGCCCCGCAAGATCCGCACCCCTGCAGAAGTGCTGGAGCTGCGCCTGCAGGCTGCCGAGCAGGCCGTCAAAGCAGCCCACACGCAGGAAGCCTCGAACCAGGCCTGGCAGCAGGCTGAGACCCTGCGCAAACGGCAGCTGAGTGCCGGGGCGGAGCTGCTGCTGACTGAAGCGCGCGAAAAATCCACTGCACCTGACCTGCACGCAGCCCTTTATGATCTCTCGGCCGCCCTGACCCTGCAGCCCGATGCCGCCCTGCTGCGGCGCACGCGCGCTGAGATACGCCTGGCCAGCAATGACCCCACCGGGGCCGTGCAGGATCTGGGAATCGCATTGCAGCAGGACCCGGGCGATCCGACCTCATGGTTCCTGCTGGCGCGCACTGAAGAGGCGCTGCACAATGGCCCGGCAGCGCTGAACGCCTTCTGTCAGGCGCTGAAAAACGCCCCTCTCTTTCCCGAACGCACAACCCTGCTGCACCAGTTCACGCTCGACGCACAGGGCCAGCCGGACTGA
- a CDS encoding primosomal protein N', whose product MAIVPWPVLVPRPFAGALDYLPPASAGPGELAAGRIVRVPLGRGESFGCIWDDAGEVAQTLPPDLIPDRHEEENKGRKITLRRMAELRLDIPLLPPSLRRFIDWVAAYTLTPPGMVLAMAIRAPLQASARTQLGWLRAEPLPEDLRLTPQRRAVLEAASLQHPMTTAMLIERAGVGAGVVRGLAASGALKQAVVHPEESGLFPAPQPDFAPPVLSAQQQDAADVLTAALKEPAADTAKPAPVILLEGVTGSGKTEVYFEGVAEALRQGRQVLVLLPEIALTTQWRERFARRFGAEAAVWHSELGARRRRDVWCGVAEGQVQVVVGPRSALFLPFSNLGLVVVDEEHESVYKQEEGVTYHGRDMAVVRGRQAGAPVILASATPSMETRANAEHGRYGHVVLPARHGGARLPETALVDMRRDGPERGEFLSPVLSAAVDRALEAGEQAMLFLNRRGYAPLTLCRACGHRFECPNCSAWMVEHRKRGVLACHHCDHVEPVPTQCPGCGAEHALVPIGPGIERIREEAEKRFPQARLLCMASDTLDSPAAMAEAVHKVASGEVNLVIGTQMVAKGWDFPDLTLVGVVDADLGLGGGDLRAAERTMQLLHQVGGRAGRGTRPGRVLLQSYAGEHPVMQALLKNDFNGFMAQEAALRQPGFWPPFGRLAAVIVSAPQERVAEEQARLLAASAPRGPGVQVLGPAPAPLALLRGRWRQRLLLRTRRGIALQPLLRQWLGARWSGTYGLGVQGGEGGVKIEVDVDPVSFL is encoded by the coding sequence GTGGCTATAGTACCTTGGCCCGTGCTGGTGCCGCGTCCCTTTGCAGGCGCGCTGGATTACCTGCCGCCTGCTTCCGCCGGGCCGGGAGAACTGGCAGCGGGCCGGATCGTGCGGGTGCCGCTGGGGCGGGGGGAAAGCTTCGGCTGCATCTGGGACGACGCTGGGGAAGTTGCCCAAACCCTGCCGCCCGACCTGATCCCTGACCGCCACGAAGAAGAGAACAAGGGCCGCAAAATCACGCTCAGGCGTATGGCCGAGCTGCGGTTGGACATTCCCCTGCTGCCGCCCAGCCTGCGCCGCTTCATCGACTGGGTAGCAGCCTATACCCTTACGCCGCCAGGCATGGTGCTGGCCATGGCGATCCGCGCCCCCCTGCAGGCCAGCGCGCGCACCCAGCTGGGCTGGTTGCGGGCTGAGCCGCTGCCTGAAGACCTGCGCCTTACGCCGCAGCGGCGTGCGGTGCTTGAAGCGGCCAGCCTGCAGCACCCCATGACAACGGCCATGCTGATTGAACGTGCAGGGGTGGGTGCAGGGGTGGTGCGCGGCCTGGCGGCAAGCGGTGCTTTGAAGCAGGCGGTGGTGCACCCTGAAGAAAGCGGGCTTTTCCCGGCCCCCCAACCGGATTTCGCCCCGCCTGTGCTGTCAGCGCAGCAGCAGGATGCGGCCGATGTTCTCACTGCTGCCCTGAAAGAGCCTGCTGCAGATACCGCAAAGCCGGCCCCGGTCATCCTGCTGGAAGGTGTTACGGGCTCCGGCAAGACGGAAGTCTATTTCGAAGGGGTGGCTGAGGCCCTGCGCCAGGGCAGGCAGGTCCTGGTGCTGCTGCCCGAGATCGCCCTGACCACCCAGTGGCGTGAGCGCTTTGCCCGCCGCTTCGGGGCCGAGGCAGCCGTCTGGCATTCCGAGCTGGGCGCGCGGCGGCGGCGTGACGTGTGGTGCGGGGTGGCTGAAGGGCAGGTCCAGGTGGTGGTGGGGCCGCGCTCAGCCCTGTTCCTGCCCTTCAGCAATCTGGGCCTGGTGGTGGTCGATGAAGAGCATGAAAGCGTTTACAAGCAGGAAGAGGGGGTGACCTATCACGGCCGGGACATGGCAGTGGTGCGCGGCCGCCAGGCTGGCGCGCCTGTCATCCTGGCCTCAGCCACTCCTTCGATGGAAACGCGCGCCAATGCCGAGCACGGGCGTTACGGCCATGTTGTGCTGCCGGCGCGCCATGGCGGGGCCCGCCTGCCTGAAACGGCCCTGGTGGACATGCGCCGCGATGGGCCTGAGCGGGGTGAGTTCCTCTCGCCCGTGCTGAGTGCGGCTGTCGACCGGGCTTTGGAGGCAGGGGAACAGGCCATGCTGTTCCTCAACCGCCGCGGTTATGCGCCGCTGACCCTGTGCCGCGCCTGCGGGCACCGTTTTGAATGCCCCAACTGCTCGGCCTGGATGGTGGAGCACCGCAAGCGCGGCGTGCTCGCCTGTCACCACTGCGACCATGTCGAGCCTGTGCCGACGCAGTGCCCCGGCTGCGGCGCGGAACACGCCTTGGTGCCGATCGGCCCCGGCATTGAGCGCATCCGCGAGGAAGCCGAGAAGCGCTTTCCCCAGGCGCGGCTGCTGTGCATGGCCTCTGACACGCTCGATTCCCCTGCAGCTATGGCAGAAGCCGTGCACAAGGTGGCGTCAGGGGAGGTGAACCTGGTGATCGGCACCCAGATGGTGGCCAAGGGTTGGGACTTCCCCGACCTGACGCTGGTGGGCGTGGTGGATGCCGATCTGGGGCTGGGAGGCGGCGACCTGCGGGCAGCAGAGCGCACGATGCAGCTCCTGCACCAGGTGGGCGGGCGTGCCGGGCGCGGCACCAGGCCCGGGCGCGTGCTGCTGCAGAGCTACGCTGGCGAGCACCCGGTGATGCAGGCGCTGCTGAAGAACGATTTCAACGGGTTCATGGCGCAGGAGGCCGCCCTGCGCCAACCGGGATTCTGGCCGCCTTTCGGCCGGCTGGCCGCGGTGATCGTCAGCGCGCCCCAGGAGCGGGTGGCTGAGGAACAGGCGCGCCTTCTGGCCGCATCTGCCCCCCGTGGCCCGGGCGTGCAGGTTCTGGGCCCCGCGCCGGCCCCCCTGGCCCTGTTGCGCGGCCGCTGGCGGCAGCGCCTGCTCCTGCGCACCCGCCGCGGCATCGCCCTGCAACCCCTGCTGCGCCAGTGGCTGGGCGCCCGCTGGTCCGGCACCTACGGTCTGGGCGTTCAGGGAGGAGAAGGCGGGGTGAAGATCGAGGTCGACGTGGACCCCGTCTCTTTTCTCTGA